The Dioscorea cayenensis subsp. rotundata cultivar TDr96_F1 chromosome 19, TDr96_F1_v2_PseudoChromosome.rev07_lg8_w22 25.fasta, whole genome shotgun sequence genome includes a window with the following:
- the LOC120250451 gene encoding CTL-like protein DDB_G0274487, which produces MVTTDESQPSILTAPLLPSTSASTSISGAVSSSGAVSDDDDHFPPISFNHGRRPIRDIPAFILFLLLSLATLSLGIVALIRRNPSFSHSHSFVFDPISSSCVPSRRLSNSFLLSGSPFFKDLLVVLILTFLLSLPIVLFLLWLLKHFAKQVIYACIPFFIIIPTFLNVYWFVSCTVSSSCRSGFPLAYRVLVLIFVFLLVMIILWIIVANWNRVELTVHIVRVAADALFHNLALFLVLPGLTVGFLINVGLVSVFLVFARFNGSIEPMVGADGKYYCEWRQEGWVPAYFALAIVTLVWTAASMVEAQVFVISGTIAQWYFCKEGVKPRRSIRTSLRNAFGPSFGTVCFSGMIMGAVRVIRAIVDSAKREGIAPGIVNFITQCCAKVLLSACDFVNKFTIIFTAITGEGYCSSAKMTYELLKRNLLSAVFVETVSTRVLVGIIFVLSTLYAIVVCAILKAVSDLNGEIYLVALFAWLLLIILLGFFVHVLDNVIDTVYVCYAIDRDKGEVCKQDVHEVYVQLPLSRNHRPTLNPRSTLLV; this is translated from the exons ATGGTCACCACCGACGAATCTCAGCCGTCCATCCTCACCGCCCCTCTTCTTCCCTCCACCTCTGCCTCCACCTCCATCTCCGGCGCCGTTTCGAGCTCCGGCGCCGTCTCCGATGATGATGACCACTTCCCTCCCATCTCCTTCAACCATGGCCGCCGCCCAATCCGCGACATCCCCGCCTtcatcctcttcctcctcctctcccTCGCCACGCTCTCCCTCGGCATCGTCGCCCTCATCCGCCGCAACCCCTCCTTCTCCCATTCCCACTCCTTTGTCTTCGATCCCATCTCCTCCTCCTGCGTCCCCTCTCGCCGTCTCTCCAACTCCTTCCTCCTCTCCGGCTCCCCTTTCTTCAAGGatctcctcgtcgtcctcatcctcACTTTCCTCCTCAGCCTCCCCATCGTCCTCTTCTTGCTCTGGCTTCTCAAGCATTTCGCCAAGCAGGTGATCTACGCTTGCATtcccttcttcatcatcatccccACCTTCCTCAATGTCTACTGGTTCGTTTCCTGCACCGTCTCCTCCTCCTGCCGTTCCGGCTTTCCCCTTGCCTACCGCGTGCTGGTCCTCATCTTCGTGTTTCTTCTTGTTATGATCATTCTCTGGATCATCGTTGCTAACTGGAATCGTGTGGAGCTCACTGTGCACATAGTTAGGGTTGCGGCTGATGCTTTGTTTCATAATCTCGCATTGTTTTTGGTGCTGCCGGGGTTGACTGTGGGGTTCTTGATCAATGTTGGATTGGTTTCCGTGTTCTTGGTGTTTGCGAGGTTTAATGGGAGCATTGAGCCGATGGTTGGGGCGGATGGGAAGTATTACTGTGAGTGGCGGCAGGAGGGGTGGGTGCCGGCGTACTTTGCGCTGGCGATTGTGACATTGGTCTGGACGGCGGCTTCAATGGTGGAGGCGCAGGTGTTTGTGATTAGTGGCACGATTGCACAGTGGTATTTCTGCAAGGAAGGTGTGAAACCTAGGAGGAGTATAAGGACATCTTTGAG AAATGCCTTTGGCCCTTCTTTTGGCACAGTTTGTTTCTCAGGGATGATCATGGGTGCTGTTCGTGTTATCCGTGCGATTGTAGATAGTGCAAAAAGAGAAGGCATTGCGCCAGGAATTGTAAATTTCATAACGCAGTGTTGTGCTAAAGTACTGCTCTCTGCCTGTGACTTTGTCAACAAGTTTACAATCATCTTTACTGCAATAACGGGCGAGGGCTATTGTTCTTCTGCGAAGATGACATATGAGCTTCTCAAGAGAAACCTCCTATCTGCTGTTTTTGTTGAGACAGTTTCCACACGTGTATTGGTTGGAATCATTTTTGTCCTCTCAACCTTGTATGCAATTGTG GTTTGTGCGATTCTGAAGGCAGTAAGTGATCTGAATGGAGAAATTTATCTTGTTGCCCTATTCGCATGGCTGCTACTCATTATCCTGTTGGGTTTCTTTGTTCACGTGTTGGACAATGTGATCGATACTGTTTATGTATGTTATGCAATTGATCGTGACAAAGGTGAAGTGTGCAAACAAGATGTCCATGAAGTATATGTGCAACTTCCTCTCAGTAGGAACCACAGACCCACCCTCAACCCAAGAAGTACATTGCTTGTATGA